In one Neobacillus sp. CF12 genomic region, the following are encoded:
- a CDS encoding cytochrome C produces the protein MNKAMINFAISLIIGFGLGYLVFGVIMGDSDKQPQVAQTQVTEEASETDDQKEEAKEETVSVDADNILNSKGCLGCHAVDSLGLDGGATGPDLSKAFTDVEGKHGKSIDEFLKEPTSAVMSSVIGGSPLTDEERTQVLDMLKQASEK, from the coding sequence ATGAATAAGGCAATGATCAACTTTGCCATTAGCTTAATAATTGGTTTTGGTCTTGGGTACTTGGTATTTGGTGTCATAATGGGAGATTCCGATAAACAGCCTCAAGTCGCTCAAACGCAAGTAACAGAAGAAGCAAGTGAAACAGATGACCAAAAAGAGGAAGCAAAAGAAGAAACAGTTTCGGTAGATGCTGATAACATCCTTAACAGTAAAGGTTGTCTTGGCTGTCACGCAGTTGATTCTCTTGGTTTAGACGGCGGGGCAACAGGTCCAGACCTTTCAAAGGCCTTTACAGATGTTGAAGGTAAGCATGGAAAATCAATTGATGAATTCCTAAAAGAACCAACTTCCGCGGTTATGTCGAGCGTTATTGGCGGCAGCCCGTTAACAGATGAAGAACGCACGCAAGTGTTAGATATGTTAAAGCAAGCTTCTGAAAAATAA
- a CDS encoding Crp/Fnr family transcriptional regulator encodes MNPIHALVDHPIGRVRELKIEEFLRKIVIFKDLSAKSIQLIANRIQTLPFKKGAQIICEDEVAKGIFFIHSGAVKLTKQDENGNEIIVCMKQKGDVFAEACLFSKTSGLYPATATMLQDGQLFFLDKIDLEKGLHEYPDLAVQMIEYMSDALREMTSTLRDVALLDVYAKTVRTLERLGNKFNTSTTRWNIEIPLTIQEFATVVGTSRESVSRVFSKLKKEGIIDMKSRKIIILDMCKLCTLIKPAY; translated from the coding sequence ATGAATCCTATTCATGCTTTAGTGGACCATCCAATAGGTAGAGTCAGAGAGTTGAAAATCGAGGAATTCCTTCGTAAAATTGTCATTTTTAAGGATTTATCTGCAAAATCCATTCAGCTTATCGCAAATCGGATTCAAACATTACCCTTTAAAAAAGGAGCACAGATTATTTGTGAAGATGAAGTGGCCAAAGGGATATTCTTTATTCATTCCGGAGCGGTAAAGCTAACCAAACAAGATGAAAACGGAAACGAAATCATTGTTTGTATGAAGCAAAAAGGTGATGTGTTTGCGGAGGCTTGTCTATTCTCAAAAACATCTGGACTTTATCCGGCGACGGCCACTATGCTCCAAGATGGTCAGCTTTTCTTTTTAGATAAAATAGATTTAGAGAAGGGGCTTCATGAATATCCCGATCTTGCTGTTCAAATGATCGAATACATGAGCGATGCTCTTCGTGAAATGACTTCCACCTTAAGAGATGTAGCATTGCTAGATGTTTATGCGAAGACAGTTAGGACGTTAGAACGGTTGGGGAACAAATTTAATACTTCAACGACGAGATGGAATATTGAAATCCCTTTGACGATTCAAGAATTTGCGACGGTAGTGGGTACTTCACGAGAAAGTGTTAGTCGTGTATTTTCGAAGCTAAAAAAAGAAGGAATCATTGATATGAAATCAAGGAAAATCATTATCCTTGATATGTGCAAACTTTGCACCTTGATAAAACCAGCATATTAA
- the bshB2 gene encoding bacillithiol biosynthesis deacetylase BshB2, protein MEKERHVLVIFPHPDDEAFGVSGTIATHVQNGTPVTYACLTLGEMGRNMGNPPFTNRENLPKIRKEELKAAAQALGIQDLRMLGYRDKTVEFEDDEKLANAMLSLITEVNPSLIITFYPGYSVHPDHDATGAAVVRAMEMMPSAARPKLHCVAFSNNCVEELGEADIVLNISAVADKKLAAIQAHRSQTEQMFGDVTEKLKNQDPQMMVWINNERFWTYNFKN, encoded by the coding sequence ATGGAAAAAGAACGTCATGTATTAGTCATCTTTCCACATCCGGATGACGAAGCTTTTGGGGTATCTGGGACAATTGCTACTCATGTACAAAATGGTACTCCTGTCACTTACGCGTGTTTAACATTAGGTGAAATGGGCCGTAACATGGGAAACCCCCCTTTTACCAACAGAGAGAATCTCCCAAAAATCAGAAAAGAAGAGCTTAAGGCAGCAGCACAGGCATTAGGAATTCAAGATTTAAGAATGCTGGGCTATCGTGATAAAACGGTTGAGTTTGAAGATGATGAAAAACTAGCAAATGCCATGTTGTCGTTAATTACTGAGGTAAATCCATCACTCATTATTACTTTTTATCCGGGTTATTCCGTTCATCCCGACCATGATGCCACCGGTGCGGCGGTTGTAAGGGCAATGGAAATGATGCCGTCTGCCGCAAGGCCTAAACTGCACTGTGTTGCTTTTTCAAACAATTGCGTGGAGGAACTTGGTGAAGCAGACATAGTCCTCAATATTAGTGCCGTTGCAGATAAAAAGCTCGCAGCTATTCAAGCTCATCGGTCACAGACGGAGCAAATGTTTGGAGACGTGACAGAAAAACTAAAAAACCAAGATCCGCAAATGATGGTATGGATCAACAACGAAAGATTCTGGACCTATAATTTCAAAAACTAA
- a CDS encoding YojF family protein: MEPIKDYSQVQEAINAYANQDVYIHLETTNGAYASHHDQTFFSAGAYIRNALVRYEIGKITGNDPYRVGLKINLGWIYAEGLTHFEIDEQNRLLLAGHDNKGKLAVALEISTTPFE; encoded by the coding sequence ATGGAACCGATTAAGGATTATAGCCAAGTTCAAGAAGCGATAAACGCTTACGCGAATCAGGATGTTTATATTCACCTTGAAACAACGAATGGTGCCTATGCCTCTCACCATGATCAAACCTTCTTTTCAGCAGGTGCCTATATCCGCAACGCATTAGTACGCTACGAAATCGGAAAAATCACCGGAAATGACCCCTATCGTGTTGGCTTAAAAATAAATCTTGGCTGGATTTACGCAGAAGGTCTCACTCATTTTGAAATTGATGAGCAGAACCGCTTGCTTCTTGCGGGTCATGATAACAAAGGGAAACTTGCCGTTGCCCTAGAAATCAGCACAACACCGTTTGAATAA
- the pdxK gene encoding pyridoxine/pyridoxal/pyridoxamine kinase, which yields MTIKKVMTIAGSDTSGGAGIQADIKTFQELGVYGMTALTTIVTMDPKDWHHSVFPISVETLKPQIDTVLSVGINAMKTGMLGTVEIIELVAKVIDEHKLETVVIDPVMVCKGEDEVLNPETTDAMRELLLPRALVVTPNLFEAGQLAQTGPVKTLEQMKEAAVKIHDLGAKYVVIKGGSKLLTEEKSIDLLYDGKDFTIFESEKIETNFTHGAGCTFSSAITAELAKGSTVIEAVEVAKDFISAAISKGFRLNEFVGPTWHGAYRGSSKPTEYCVDCE from the coding sequence ATGACAATCAAAAAGGTAATGACAATCGCAGGTTCAGATACAAGCGGTGGTGCAGGGATCCAAGCGGATATCAAAACATTCCAAGAACTAGGTGTTTATGGTATGACAGCATTGACTACCATCGTTACGATGGACCCTAAGGATTGGCACCACAGTGTATTTCCCATTTCCGTTGAGACACTCAAACCACAAATTGATACTGTCCTATCTGTAGGAATAAACGCAATGAAAACGGGTATGCTTGGTACGGTTGAAATTATTGAGTTAGTAGCAAAGGTGATTGATGAACACAAATTAGAAACCGTCGTCATTGACCCAGTTATGGTTTGTAAGGGTGAGGATGAAGTATTAAATCCAGAAACAACAGATGCGATGCGCGAACTATTATTACCTCGTGCATTGGTTGTGACTCCGAACCTTTTTGAAGCAGGTCAACTTGCTCAAACGGGTCCCGTTAAAACATTAGAGCAAATGAAAGAAGCGGCTGTGAAAATCCATGACTTAGGCGCTAAGTATGTGGTGATTAAAGGCGGCAGCAAGCTTTTAACCGAAGAAAAGTCGATTGATCTTTTATATGATGGGAAAGATTTTACCATTTTTGAATCGGAGAAGATTGAGACGAACTTTACACATGGTGCCGGCTGTACCTTCTCTTCTGCCATTACAGCAGAACTGGCAAAAGGCAGCACTGTTATAGAGGCTGTTGAGGTTGCAAAAGACTTCATTTCAGCCGCTATCAGCAAAGGCTTCCGCCTAAATGAATTTGTAGGACCTACCTGGCATGGTGCCTACCGCGGTTCAAGTAAACCAACTGAATACTGCGTAGATTGTGAGTAA
- the fdhD gene encoding formate dehydrogenase accessory sulfurtransferase FdhD encodes MYRKGCPDEYPITLILNGYEIAVFQLTKHDLEDWAYGYLFSEGFIQEASEVESITINEEMGSINVSLLNGFNEEELFTKKKHYTAGCGRGVTFFSMTDVKNFQKVSSEHSYKLSYLLKKRSEFAQNSPFYLETGGMHGACIVEESGNITVREDIGRHNAVDKIIGHTLRQGLDPERLVLLTTGRVSYEMLSKAAKFGFPVIGSRTAATKQAVQLAKYLNIEVIGYLRGKMANIYTSTGRVQNDLVEVPAVETH; translated from the coding sequence ATGTACCGCAAAGGATGTCCTGATGAATATCCCATTACCTTAATTTTAAACGGGTATGAGATTGCTGTATTTCAACTAACGAAACACGATTTAGAGGATTGGGCCTATGGTTATTTGTTTTCTGAAGGATTTATTCAGGAAGCGAGTGAGGTTGAATCAATTACCATTAATGAAGAAATGGGGAGCATCAATGTTTCACTTCTGAATGGCTTTAATGAAGAAGAGTTATTTACAAAAAAGAAGCACTACACAGCAGGATGTGGTCGTGGAGTTACATTTTTCTCGATGACCGACGTGAAGAACTTTCAAAAAGTGTCTTCTGAACACAGTTACAAATTGAGCTATTTATTAAAAAAGCGAAGTGAATTTGCTCAAAATTCACCGTTTTACTTAGAAACTGGCGGTATGCATGGAGCCTGTATTGTAGAAGAATCAGGCAATATTACTGTCCGTGAAGACATTGGGCGGCACAATGCAGTCGATAAAATCATTGGCCACACGCTACGACAAGGGTTAGATCCCGAAAGGTTGGTCTTATTAACAACCGGAAGGGTTTCATATGAAATGCTCTCCAAAGCAGCGAAATTTGGCTTTCCTGTTATTGGTTCACGAACAGCAGCAACTAAGCAGGCTGTTCAATTGGCTAAATACTTAAACATAGAGGTAATTGGTTATTTACGAGGGAAAATGGCTAATATCTACACCTCAACAGGCCGAGTACAAAATGATTTAGTGGAAGTACCCGCTGTAGAGACGCATTGA
- the fdnG gene encoding formate dehydrogenase-N subunit alpha: MNLNRRQFLKLSGATAVTLAVVELGFNEKKAHASTKEFKIAKSTVTPTICCFCGVGCGILVHTKDNTVVYTEGDPDNPINEGKLCSKGTTIRQLYTSEKRIKKPLYRAPGSNKWEEKDWEWMYETISKRTKETRDKTFVVSEDGMTVNKTEAIASLGGAALDNEETYLLSKMMRGLGVTYLEHQARIUHSSTVAGLAPSFGRGAMTNSWNDLQYTDCALIMGANPAENHPISFRWLQKAKDNGGKIVSVDPRYTRTSSMSDIYAPLRSGTDIPFIGGMIKHTLDNNLYHKEYVAKYTNASFIVKDSFKFEDGLFSGYDDTKRAYDKTQWAFEKDAEGKLVKDFTLEHPRSVFQLMKKHYSRYDVDSVVKITGTPKEDLLKVYDAFCATGQVGKAGTILYAMGTTQHTVGTQNVRAFAIIQLLLGNVGLPGGGVNAMRGESNVQGSTDFGLLYGNLTGYLNAPTSKIPENATLAGHLEKETPKTGYWSNKPKFIVSLLKAWYGPNATAANEFGYQYLPKGNKNYSHINLFKAMYDGTLEGAFLFGTNPVVGGPNAGKEKEALSNLKWLVAVDLWETETSAFWQTEAGSDPSKINTEVFLLPACSSYEKEGSVSNSARWMQYRWQSIKPLGESKADLEIIHELATRIKGLYKNEAGPTAAPINALYWNYGEGHHPDIDLVCKEINGYDVNTGKLIAGFGNLKDDGSTCSGNWIYCGFYPEEGKNRAKNRDKKDTGMSLYLNWSYAWPMNRRILYNRASCDPSGVPYNKEKAVVWYDAVQGKWTGVDVPDFVAARKPGDAGFEDPFIMMNDGVGGVFAPTLNDGPFPEHYEPFESPVKNPFSSQEINPAIQLFEGKFNERGFKADYPIVATTYRVSEHWQSGTMTRNQEWLSELVPHMYIEMSEELAKEKGIKNKDEVIVSSARGEVKAYAMVTKRFKPHKINGKDIHQIGMPWHFGYKGIATGETANRLTPHIGDANTTIPEYKAFLCDVRRAD, from the coding sequence ATCAACTTAAACCGCCGGCAATTTTTGAAGTTGTCTGGTGCAACTGCCGTAACGTTAGCAGTCGTTGAGCTAGGCTTTAATGAGAAAAAAGCTCATGCCAGCACAAAAGAATTTAAAATTGCCAAATCAACTGTAACACCAACCATTTGCTGCTTTTGCGGCGTTGGCTGTGGAATTTTAGTCCATACCAAGGACAACACAGTGGTTTATACGGAAGGGGATCCGGATAACCCAATTAACGAAGGTAAGCTATGCAGCAAGGGTACAACAATTAGACAATTGTACACCTCAGAAAAACGGATTAAGAAACCGCTTTATCGCGCACCAGGCAGTAATAAGTGGGAAGAAAAAGACTGGGAATGGATGTATGAAACCATTTCCAAGCGTACGAAAGAAACACGTGATAAAACATTTGTTGTAAGTGAAGATGGCATGACAGTGAACAAGACCGAGGCGATTGCCAGCCTTGGCGGAGCAGCTCTTGATAATGAAGAGACGTACCTGCTTTCTAAAATGATGAGAGGGCTTGGTGTCACCTACTTAGAGCACCAGGCACGAATATGACATAGTTCTACGGTTGCCGGTCTGGCACCTTCATTTGGTCGTGGAGCAATGACAAACAGTTGGAATGATTTGCAGTATACCGATTGTGCGTTGATTATGGGCGCAAATCCAGCGGAAAACCATCCAATCAGTTTTAGATGGCTGCAAAAAGCGAAGGATAATGGTGGAAAAATTGTAAGCGTTGACCCTCGTTACACAAGAACATCGTCAATGTCTGATATCTATGCACCACTACGCTCTGGAACAGATATTCCGTTTATTGGCGGGATGATTAAACACACGCTCGATAATAATCTTTACCACAAAGAGTATGTTGCTAAATATACAAACGCAAGTTTTATTGTGAAAGATAGCTTTAAATTTGAAGACGGCTTATTCTCAGGTTATGACGATACGAAGCGTGCTTATGATAAAACACAGTGGGCATTTGAGAAGGATGCTGAAGGGAAATTAGTGAAAGATTTCACTTTAGAACATCCAAGGTCTGTTTTCCAATTAATGAAAAAACACTATTCCCGCTATGATGTTGACTCAGTTGTGAAAATAACTGGAACACCAAAAGAAGATTTATTAAAGGTTTATGATGCATTCTGTGCAACGGGTCAAGTAGGTAAAGCGGGAACAATTCTTTATGCAATGGGTACCACTCAGCATACAGTTGGTACACAGAACGTTCGTGCATTTGCAATCATCCAACTTCTTTTAGGTAATGTTGGCTTACCAGGCGGCGGAGTTAACGCAATGCGCGGCGAGTCAAACGTACAAGGTTCAACTGACTTTGGTTTACTTTATGGAAACCTAACTGGCTACCTAAATGCCCCAACATCTAAGATTCCTGAGAATGCGACCCTTGCTGGCCACTTGGAAAAAGAAACACCAAAAACAGGGTATTGGAGCAACAAGCCGAAGTTCATCGTCAGCTTATTAAAAGCTTGGTATGGACCGAATGCTACAGCAGCAAATGAATTTGGCTATCAATACCTGCCAAAAGGCAACAAAAACTACTCACACATTAACTTATTTAAGGCGATGTATGATGGCACGCTAGAAGGTGCGTTCCTATTTGGAACAAACCCAGTAGTCGGCGGACCAAATGCAGGGAAAGAAAAAGAAGCACTATCTAATTTAAAATGGTTAGTAGCTGTTGACCTTTGGGAAACGGAAACTTCGGCTTTCTGGCAAACAGAAGCTGGAAGTGACCCATCTAAGATCAACACAGAGGTATTCCTTCTTCCAGCATGTTCTTCCTATGAAAAAGAAGGAAGCGTATCAAATAGTGCTCGCTGGATGCAATACCGCTGGCAGTCAATTAAGCCGCTTGGTGAATCAAAGGCAGACTTAGAAATTATCCATGAACTTGCAACTAGAATTAAAGGTTTATATAAAAATGAAGCAGGCCCAACTGCTGCTCCAATCAATGCACTTTACTGGAATTACGGTGAAGGCCACCATCCAGATATTGACCTTGTTTGTAAAGAAATTAATGGTTACGACGTCAATACTGGCAAGCTGATTGCTGGCTTTGGAAATTTAAAAGATGACGGATCTACTTGTTCAGGTAACTGGATTTATTGCGGATTCTATCCTGAAGAAGGCAAGAACCGTGCGAAAAACCGTGATAAAAAAGATACCGGAATGAGCTTATATCTAAATTGGTCGTATGCATGGCCAATGAACCGCCGTATTCTTTACAACCGCGCATCATGTGATCCAAGTGGTGTTCCGTACAATAAGGAAAAAGCGGTTGTATGGTATGACGCAGTACAAGGTAAATGGACAGGAGTAGACGTTCCGGACTTTGTTGCAGCGAGGAAGCCTGGCGACGCTGGTTTTGAGGATCCATTTATCATGATGAATGACGGTGTTGGCGGCGTGTTTGCACCAACATTAAACGATGGTCCATTCCCAGAACACTATGAGCCTTTTGAAAGCCCGGTTAAGAATCCATTCTCAAGTCAGGAAATTAACCCTGCTATTCAACTATTCGAGGGCAAATTTAATGAGCGTGGCTTCAAGGCAGATTACCCAATCGTAGCAACCACTTACCGAGTAAGTGAGCACTGGCAGTCTGGAACAATGACACGTAACCAAGAATGGTTATCAGAGCTTGTACCACATATGTATATTGAAATGAGCGAAGAGTTAGCAAAAGAAAAGGGTATTAAAAATAAAGACGAAGTAATTGTCAGCTCTGCACGTGGTGAGGTAAAAGCCTATGCGATGGTGACGAAACGCTTTAAGCCTCACAAAATCAATGGTAAAGATATTCATCAAATCGGAATGCCATGGCATTTTGGTTATAAAGGAATCGCAACTGGGGAGACAGCGAATCGCCTGACGCCTCATATTGGGGATGCCAATACAACCATTCCTGAATATAAGGCATTCCTCTGTGACGTAAGGAGGGCTGACTAA
- a CDS encoding 4Fe-4S dicluster domain-containing protein: MATEYVKFVDVTKCDGCRACMVACKNWNDLPAEPQDFLGSAQSHAKTTADTWNVLQYIEHEDSKGNLDYLFRHSACFHCTDAACEKVCPENAISYTDFGTVVIDHKKCVGCGYCVNNCPFEVISLKEYVDKNGDKYKKANKCTMCTDRLEEGLQPACVTTCHTGAMEFGDKAAMIQKAEARVKQIKDRYPNAMVYNPQGVGGTHTVYVLAEKPSVYGLPENPKVPTSAVVWKDYAQPIGKMMIGATTMAVVGAFITNTIISKKKNGKNEDGGEHHE, translated from the coding sequence ATGGCCACTGAATATGTAAAATTTGTTGACGTGACCAAGTGCGATGGCTGCCGTGCCTGTATGGTTGCCTGTAAAAACTGGAATGACCTTCCGGCAGAACCGCAGGACTTCTTAGGAAGCGCTCAGTCCCATGCAAAAACAACTGCTGATACTTGGAATGTCTTGCAATATATTGAGCACGAAGATTCTAAAGGTAATCTTGACTATCTTTTCCGTCACTCAGCATGCTTCCATTGTACGGATGCAGCTTGTGAAAAGGTTTGTCCAGAAAATGCGATCAGCTACACGGATTTTGGTACGGTGGTCATTGACCATAAGAAATGTGTTGGCTGTGGATATTGCGTCAATAACTGTCCATTTGAAGTTATTTCTCTTAAAGAATATGTTGATAAAAATGGTGACAAATACAAAAAAGCAAATAAATGTACAATGTGTACCGATCGGCTTGAAGAAGGCTTACAGCCTGCCTGTGTAACAACTTGTCATACAGGAGCCATGGAATTCGGCGACAAAGCTGCGATGATTCAAAAAGCAGAAGCACGTGTTAAACAAATTAAAGACCGCTACCCTAACGCAATGGTCTACAATCCACAAGGTGTTGGCGGAACGCATACGGTTTATGTACTTGCAGAGAAACCATCTGTTTACGGTTTACCTGAAAACCCTAAGGTTCCGACATCCGCAGTTGTTTGGAAAGACTATGCACAGCCAATTGGTAAAATGATGATCGGTGCAACCACAATGGCAGTTGTAGGAGCATTTATTACGAACACAATTATTAGTAAGAAAAAGAATGGTAAAAATGAAGACGGAGGTGAACACCATGAGTAA
- a CDS encoding cytochrome b/b6 domain-containing protein: MSKPQKSTVKVRRFSKAFVWAHGINAISFLALYITALPMYTEFFDWLYPVLGGPEGARLLHRIFAVAFITPTFIWVIFDFKGFKLWMKELVTWKKRDLEFFTEFVKELFGFNFKHVRQTFFNAGEKINSIIQIFTAILIIGSGFPMWFPQVFPRAVVQWGYLLHNVGFGLAIAVVVGHIYLSVIHKNSKPGYTGVITGEVPAWWAQEHYPDWYDEEVAKGNFPKLDGPHKPTSPNKNKKKGA, encoded by the coding sequence ATGAGTAAACCTCAAAAGTCGACAGTAAAAGTAAGACGTTTTTCGAAGGCATTTGTTTGGGCGCATGGTATTAACGCCATTTCGTTCTTAGCACTCTATATCACTGCGCTACCTATGTATACGGAGTTTTTTGACTGGTTGTATCCAGTTCTTGGCGGACCAGAAGGAGCTCGTCTCCTTCACCGAATATTCGCGGTTGCGTTTATTACACCGACGTTTATCTGGGTCATTTTTGACTTTAAAGGCTTTAAGCTATGGATGAAAGAACTTGTTACCTGGAAGAAACGCGATTTAGAGTTCTTTACAGAGTTTGTTAAGGAGCTTTTCGGTTTCAATTTCAAGCACGTTAGACAAACATTCTTTAATGCTGGTGAAAAGATTAACTCCATCATTCAAATTTTCACAGCTATCTTAATCATTGGTTCAGGATTCCCAATGTGGTTCCCGCAAGTTTTTCCAAGAGCAGTGGTACAGTGGGGATATTTACTGCACAATGTTGGCTTCGGTCTTGCTATAGCGGTAGTCGTAGGACATATCTATCTATCTGTTATTCACAAAAACTCTAAACCAGGATATACCGGTGTTATCACAGGTGAAGTACCTGCTTGGTGGGCGCAAGAACATTATCCGGATTGGTATGATGAAGAAGTCGCTAAAGGCAACTTCCCTAAATTAGACGGCCCTCATAAACCTACTAGTCCTAACAAGAATAAGAAAAAAGGCGCTTAA
- a CDS encoding formate dehydrogenase accessory protein FdhE → MMKKSVVSKEYQNLQKDILTLQENWKKSINPEAIIPNLDKAAMSAGVPAAALTSINFEISLFLQWIEEINVLLSKSNHELETKLAGVRTLLNEETVIRWIDEAFSFNSVYFASFAQENGIEEWIPQFLAETALRPYLQLTAEKIQHEITHAIPGAGCPVCGEPARLAVLEDEGKKVMTCPRCLAHWNAKRIECAHCGNDDHNTIQFITIEGDPSSQIQVCEKCTGYIKVIDTRQYLSKPSAAMLDLNTIHLDFIAQEQGYQAVGETEKRKRLAQGRQA, encoded by the coding sequence ATGATGAAAAAATCCGTTGTTTCAAAAGAATATCAGAATTTGCAGAAGGATATTTTAACCCTTCAAGAGAATTGGAAAAAGAGCATTAATCCAGAAGCAATTATCCCAAACCTTGATAAGGCAGCAATGTCTGCAGGAGTACCTGCAGCGGCATTAACGTCTATTAATTTTGAAATTTCACTATTCCTACAGTGGATAGAGGAGATTAATGTACTGTTATCGAAAAGTAACCATGAACTTGAAACAAAGCTTGCTGGTGTAAGAACACTATTAAACGAAGAAACAGTCATTCGTTGGATTGATGAAGCCTTCTCATTTAACAGTGTTTACTTTGCTAGTTTTGCACAGGAAAATGGGATCGAAGAGTGGATTCCGCAATTCCTTGCTGAAACAGCATTACGGCCATACCTGCAGTTAACAGCAGAAAAAATCCAGCATGAAATTACTCACGCTATCCCAGGAGCAGGCTGCCCTGTTTGTGGCGAACCAGCTCGGCTTGCAGTACTAGAAGATGAAGGCAAAAAGGTGATGACATGTCCTCGCTGTCTTGCACATTGGAATGCAAAACGAATTGAATGTGCGCACTGTGGCAATGATGACCATAACACTATACAGTTTATAACGATTGAAGGAGACCCTTCCTCACAAATTCAGGTTTGCGAAAAGTGTACGGGTTATATTAAAGTGATAGATACAAGACAATATCTTAGCAAGCCGTCCGCTGCCATGCTGGACTTAAATACGATTCACCTAGACTTCATAGCCCAGGAACAAGGATACCAAGCAGTAGGAGAAACCGAAAAGCGGAAGCGCCTTGCCCAGGGGCGTCAGGCATAA
- a CDS encoding molybdenum cofactor guanylyltransferase, which yields MKAAAIILSGGKSSRMGTNKALLKLNEKTTIERMVDSLKIYFDDIILVTNDLETYQFLGVKMVSDHYPGKGPLAGFHAGLRASDCDVNFITACDMPFMSGELASTLVGMIDHHDALVPVINGKMQTLCAVFHKKSVNRIEECIENGRLPIKHLLDHLNVLYVTEKELEAYSSVDMERVFFNMNHPHDYEDAKKWLETGR from the coding sequence ATGAAAGCCGCGGCTATTATTTTATCAGGTGGAAAATCGAGCAGAATGGGCACGAACAAGGCTCTCTTAAAACTAAATGAGAAAACGACAATCGAAAGAATGGTTGATAGTCTTAAAATCTATTTTGATGATATCATTCTCGTTACCAATGATTTGGAAACGTATCAGTTTTTAGGAGTAAAAATGGTGTCCGATCACTATCCTGGAAAGGGACCGCTTGCAGGCTTTCATGCCGGCTTACGTGCTTCGGATTGTGATGTGAATTTCATTACAGCGTGTGATATGCCGTTTATGTCCGGGGAACTTGCTTCGACCCTTGTAGGTATGATTGACCATCATGATGCCTTAGTTCCAGTCATTAATGGAAAAATGCAGACTCTATGTGCGGTTTTTCATAAGAAGAGTGTAAATAGAATTGAAGAATGTATTGAAAATGGACGTCTTCCAATAAAACATCTGCTTGATCATTTAAATGTCCTTTATGTAACGGAAAAAGAACTAGAAGCCTACAGCAGCGTTGATATGGAGCGTGTCTTTTTCAATATGAATCACCCGCATGATTATGAGGATGCAAAAAAGTGGTTGGAAACCGGTAGATAG